In Candidatus Contubernalis alkalaceticus, the following proteins share a genomic window:
- a CDS encoding anaerobic carbon-monoxide dehydrogenase catalytic subunit, with amino-acid sequence MAQEGNKDSESAERLFLRSIGRAIVTLSYAEILLSKALKDYGLQQIISYPDTAYYLPAIRTTEGDGISCLGQLPVILNEMRARVKEGEISFAMSRQADESTAYALEIIETIKFLKSEERGDAWTGFLDEL; translated from the coding sequence ATGGCCCAAGAGGGAAACAAAGACAGTGAAAGTGCTGAAAGGTTATTCCTACGGTCCATTGGCAGAGCTATTGTTACTCTCAGCTATGCCGAAATACTTTTGAGCAAGGCACTGAAGGATTATGGGCTGCAGCAGATAATAAGCTATCCCGATACAGCTTATTATCTTCCTGCCATCCGGACTACTGAGGGGGACGGCATAAGCTGCCTGGGGCAGCTGCCCGTAATTTTAAATGAGATGAGGGCCCGGGTGAAGGAAGGAGAAATTTCCTTTGCCATGTCCCGGCAGGCAGATGAGTCCACAGCCTATGCTCTGGAAATTATTGAAACTATCAAATTTTTAAAGAGTGAGGAACGTGGGGATGCCTGGACAGGCTTTTTAGACGAACTGTAA
- a CDS encoding ATP-dependent Clp protease ATP-binding subunit: MFGRFTERAQKVLFLAQEEAKRLNHNFVGTEHLLLGLVREGEGIAARALQKLGVDLVKVRQEVERMIGKGDKPILQSISYTPRAKKVIELAIEEGRNLGHNYVGTEHLLLGLIREGEGIAAKVLANLGVDLKRARVQVMHLLGGDAQGMTGGYEKGSKTPTVDTFGKDLTKMAREGKLDPVIGRDKEIERVIQVLSRRTKNNPCLIGEPGVGKTAIVEGLAQRITTADIPETLKEKRVVTLELSAVVAGTKYRGEFEERLRKLIDELRSAGNMIVFIDELHTIIGAGAAEGAIDASNILKPALARGELQCVGATTLDEYRKYIEKDPALERRFQPITVEEPTKEEALAILKGLRDRYEAHHRVEMSDAALEAAVKLGDRYITDRFLPDKAIDLIDEAGSRVRLQTFMPPPDLKEMEEKLETLRNEKEGAIKGQEFELAAKLRDREQRMREEVEDLKIEWEQKKVTDKSVVTEEDIAQIVSSWTGIPVKKLAEEESERLLKLEEVLHQRVIGQDEAVVAVSRAVRRARAGLKDPRRPIGSFIFLGPTGVGKTELARALAESLFGDEDSIIRLDMSEYMERHTTARLIGAPPGYVGFDEGGQLTERVRRKPYSVILLDEIEKAHPEVFNVLLQVLEDGRLTDGKGRTVDFRNTVVIMTSNVGANHIKKQGTMGFRPAGEQAAYESMKEQILGELKRTFRPEFLNRIDEVIVFHSLAREHLKEIVVLMLQELVERLRDYDIELQTTESARELLAQEGFDPVYGARPLRRAIQKHVEDKLSEEMLKGTFHDKGVVIVDAGDGELVFTTGEKPEKVKQ; the protein is encoded by the coding sequence ATGTTCGGAAGATTTACCGAAAGGGCTCAAAAAGTACTTTTTCTGGCTCAAGAAGAAGCCAAGAGATTAAATCATAATTTCGTGGGGACAGAACACCTCCTGCTGGGATTGGTGCGGGAGGGAGAGGGTATTGCTGCCAGAGCTCTGCAGAAATTAGGTGTGGATCTGGTGAAGGTACGCCAGGAAGTTGAAAGAATGATAGGCAAGGGGGATAAACCGATACTTCAGAGCATCAGCTATACTCCCAGGGCTAAAAAAGTAATTGAGTTGGCCATAGAAGAAGGAAGAAATCTGGGTCATAATTACGTAGGTACAGAACACCTGCTGTTAGGGTTAATTAGAGAAGGGGAAGGAATCGCCGCTAAGGTGCTGGCAAATCTGGGAGTGGATTTGAAAAGGGCCCGGGTTCAGGTTATGCACCTTCTGGGAGGAGATGCTCAAGGAATGACTGGAGGGTACGAAAAGGGAAGCAAGACTCCCACCGTTGATACCTTCGGTAAGGATTTAACCAAGATGGCTAGGGAAGGGAAATTGGACCCGGTGATTGGCCGTGACAAGGAAATTGAAAGAGTGATTCAGGTATTAAGCCGCCGCACTAAGAATAATCCCTGCCTTATTGGGGAACCTGGTGTGGGTAAAACTGCCATCGTGGAAGGATTGGCCCAAAGGATTACTACAGCCGATATTCCCGAGACTCTAAAGGAGAAGAGGGTGGTTACCCTGGAGCTTTCCGCAGTGGTGGCGGGAACTAAATATCGGGGTGAATTTGAGGAGAGGCTTAGAAAGCTTATTGATGAATTGAGGTCTGCAGGCAATATGATCGTATTCATCGACGAACTTCACACCATAATTGGAGCTGGCGCTGCAGAGGGAGCCATTGATGCTTCCAATATTTTGAAGCCTGCCCTGGCCAGGGGGGAACTGCAGTGTGTGGGAGCTACTACCCTGGATGAATACCGGAAATATATTGAGAAGGATCCCGCCCTGGAGCGGAGGTTTCAACCTATTACTGTAGAGGAGCCCACCAAGGAGGAGGCTCTAGCCATTCTAAAGGGTTTACGGGATCGTTATGAAGCTCATCACCGGGTAGAGATGAGCGATGCTGCCCTGGAGGCTGCAGTTAAACTGGGAGATCGTTATATCACTGATCGTTTTTTGCCGGATAAAGCAATTGACCTGATTGATGAGGCCGGTTCCCGGGTGCGGCTTCAGACCTTTATGCCGCCTCCGGATCTGAAAGAGATGGAAGAAAAACTGGAAACTCTGCGCAATGAAAAAGAGGGTGCAATTAAGGGCCAGGAGTTTGAGCTGGCTGCTAAGCTCAGGGATAGAGAGCAGAGAATGAGGGAAGAAGTTGAGGATTTGAAGATAGAATGGGAGCAAAAAAAAGTGACCGACAAGTCCGTGGTTACTGAGGAGGATATTGCTCAAATCGTATCCAGCTGGACGGGTATTCCTGTGAAAAAGCTGGCAGAGGAAGAGAGTGAAAGATTGCTGAAGCTGGAAGAGGTGCTGCACCAGAGAGTTATTGGGCAGGATGAAGCGGTGGTGGCTGTGTCCCGGGCAGTCAGAAGAGCCAGGGCAGGGCTGAAGGACCCTAGAAGGCCTATTGGATCATTTATTTTCCTGGGACCCACCGGTGTAGGCAAGACAGAACTGGCCAGGGCTTTGGCGGAGTCTCTTTTCGGAGACGAGGATTCTATCATCCGGCTGGATATGTCGGAATATATGGAGAGGCATACCACTGCACGGCTTATTGGAGCGCCTCCGGGTTATGTGGGATTTGACGAAGGAGGGCAGCTGACGGAAAGAGTTAGGAGAAAACCTTATTCTGTAATCTTGTTAGATGAAATAGAAAAAGCTCATCCCGAGGTATTTAATGTCCTGCTGCAGGTTCTAGAGGATGGACGTCTTACGGACGGTAAGGGCAGAACTGTAGATTTTAGAAATACCGTAGTAATAATGACCTCCAATGTGGGAGCAAACCATATTAAAAAACAGGGTACCATGGGATTCAGGCCAGCAGGGGAACAAGCCGCTTATGAGAGCATGAAGGAACAGATCCTCGGGGAATTGAAAAGGACCTTCCGTCCGGAGTTTTTAAACCGTATTGATGAAGTGATTGTATTTCATTCCTTAGCCAGGGAACATCTGAAGGAGATTGTGGTCTTGATGCTGCAGGAGTTGGTGGAGCGTCTCAGGGATTACGATATTGAGCTCCAGACTACGGAATCGGCCAGGGAATTATTAGCTCAGGAAGGTTTTGACCCGGTGTATGGAGCCAGGCCATTGAGAAGGGCCATTCAAAAACATGTGGAGGATAAACTGTCAGAAGAAATGTTGAAGGGTACATTCCATGATAAAGGCGTAGTTATTGTGGACGCCGGGGATGGAGAATTGGTGTTTACCACCGGGGAGAAACCGGAGAAGGTGAAGCAGTAA
- a CDS encoding protein arginine kinase, whose product MTKQHFLDIQSSKWMEGTGPHSEIVLTSRVRMARNLKELPFPCLAEGEQRGKVLKEVNRVLDHKKEFFQLYSRVDLSKLTPLERQLCVEKHIISPQMVKDAKNSCVLLKNDESVSIMINEEDHIRIQSIFPGLQLENAWKQGDDIDNVLEEDLDFAFNDQLGYLTSCPTNVGTGMRASLMMHLPGLAITKQINRILSALYQVGMVVRGLYGEGTEVVGNILQLSNQITLGQTEREIIRNLYGVAKQLLEQEEGARQGLLNECREKLADRAGRAYGILSNARIMSSLEAMQLFSDFRLGVDLGLLKPVDLKVLNQLLVIISPAFIQKNEGKELSDYDIDVSRAGIIREKLAEAVQG is encoded by the coding sequence ATGACTAAACAACATTTTTTGGATATCCAGTCCAGTAAATGGATGGAGGGAACCGGTCCACATTCTGAGATTGTGTTGACCAGCAGGGTTCGTATGGCCAGAAACTTAAAGGAGCTTCCTTTTCCCTGTCTGGCGGAAGGCGAACAAAGGGGGAAAGTGTTAAAAGAGGTTAATAGAGTCTTAGATCATAAGAAAGAATTCTTTCAATTATACAGCCGTGTAGATCTGTCTAAGCTTACTCCATTGGAAAGACAGCTGTGTGTGGAAAAGCATATTATCAGCCCTCAAATGGTAAAGGATGCCAAAAATAGCTGTGTGCTGCTGAAAAATGATGAGTCCGTCAGCATTATGATAAATGAGGAAGACCATATTCGAATTCAATCTATTTTCCCGGGCCTCCAGCTGGAAAATGCCTGGAAACAGGGAGATGATATTGATAACGTTCTGGAGGAAGATCTTGATTTTGCTTTTAATGACCAACTGGGTTATCTTACCTCTTGTCCTACTAATGTGGGAACCGGCATGCGGGCATCTTTAATGATGCATCTGCCGGGCTTGGCCATAACTAAACAGATTAACCGGATACTTTCCGCCCTTTACCAGGTTGGAATGGTGGTAAGGGGCTTATATGGGGAAGGGACAGAAGTGGTGGGTAATATTCTCCAGTTATCCAACCAGATTACCCTGGGGCAGACTGAAAGGGAAATTATTCGAAACTTATATGGTGTGGCAAAACAGCTGCTGGAGCAGGAAGAGGGGGCCCGGCAGGGTCTTTTGAACGAATGTCGGGAAAAGCTGGCAGATCGGGCAGGCCGGGCGTATGGTATTCTCTCCAATGCCAGGATTATGAGTTCCTTGGAGGCCATGCAGCTTTTTTCAGATTTCCGACTGGGAGTTGACCTGGGGCTTTTAAAGCCTGTAGATCTTAAGGTGCTGAATCAGCTGTTGGTTATTATCAGCCCTGCATTTATTCAAAAAAACGAAGGTAAAGAGCTGAGCGATTATGATATAGATGTCAGCAGAGCTGGTATAATTAGGGAGAAATTGGCGGAGGCGGTGCAAGGTTGA
- a CDS encoding UvrB/UvrC motif-containing protein: protein MLCQECQKNNAVVHLTKIINDKKTEMHLCQECANNKGELELTLEPNFSLHHFFAGLLDLEGFETTVDIPSSTKIQCEGCGLTYAQFSQIGRLGCAKCYEHFGEKLGVLLKRIHGSIQHTGKVPERSGSLIKVKKEIEKLRAALQQKIMNEEFEEAAVIRDKIRELDREVVESGEKQND, encoded by the coding sequence ATGCTCTGTCAAGAATGTCAAAAGAATAATGCCGTTGTCCATCTGACGAAAATAATAAATGATAAAAAGACAGAAATGCACCTTTGTCAGGAGTGTGCAAATAACAAGGGAGAGCTTGAGCTGACTCTTGAACCCAATTTTTCCTTGCACCATTTTTTTGCAGGGCTTCTTGATTTAGAGGGATTCGAAACAACGGTGGATATTCCCTCCAGCACCAAGATTCAGTGTGAGGGCTGTGGTTTAACATATGCTCAGTTTTCCCAGATTGGGCGGTTAGGCTGTGCCAAATGTTATGAGCATTTCGGAGAAAAACTAGGGGTGTTATTGAAGAGAATTCACGGCAGCATTCAGCATACCGGGAAAGTGCCTGAACGTTCAGGTTCTTTAATTAAGGTAAAAAAAGAAATTGAGAAACTTCGGGCTGCTTTACAGCAGAAGATAATGAATGAAGAATTCGAGGAAGCGGCTGTGATCCGAGATAAAATTCGAGAACTGGATAGAGAAGTAGTGGAAAGTGGTGAGAAACAAAATGACTAA
- a CDS encoding CtsR family transcriptional regulator: MIPSLVDGIEYYLKQLLALSSKDHILLQRRELAAKFNCVPSQINYVLSTRFTMERGYSVESRRGGGGYIRINKLDVSKVSNYTKVISHLQEEPLNKVQVTNFISRLSQGKVITRREAKIMEVVMLEFDAFGEGLFAEDIKKQFLLKMFEAVMKG, encoded by the coding sequence ATTATCCCTAGTTTAGTTGACGGTATTGAATATTATTTAAAACAGCTCCTGGCTCTTTCCTCAAAGGATCATATCCTGTTACAGCGTAGAGAGTTGGCTGCAAAATTTAACTGTGTTCCTTCTCAAATCAACTACGTCCTCTCTACCCGTTTTACCATGGAAAGAGGTTATTCTGTAGAAAGCCGCCGGGGCGGCGGTGGGTATATTCGTATAAATAAACTGGATGTAAGCAAGGTTTCAAATTATACCAAGGTGATCAGTCATCTGCAGGAAGAACCCTTGAACAAAGTTCAGGTGACTAATTTTATATCTCGCCTTTCCCAGGGGAAAGTAATTACCCGTCGGGAAGCTAAAATCATGGAAGTCGTTATGCTGGAGTTTGATGCTTTTGGTGAAGGATTGTTTGCAGAGGATATAAAGAAACAATTTTTGTTGAAAATGTTTGAGGCAGTTATGAAAGGGTAA
- a CDS encoding MgtC/SapB family protein, producing the protein MNISHLELVIRLILSVLLGGLVGFERERHNRPAGFRTHILVCVGCALVMLVSMYAFTSELGEVGRGADPSRMASHAVSGIGFLGAGTIMRYGNTIRGLTTAASLWVVAIIGLAVGSGFYVGALVTTFLLLSSLYALRGVEVYLARQQRLRKMAVMAVDKPGLLGKIGDAFGEMNINIHNLEMGPAEYLEAYKTNVISLDFLLKIPYKLKTHEMLKKIVQINEVLEISWDGEEVDKRNYPYSRPGPGKFMDTGGEGAHLDH; encoded by the coding sequence ATGAACATTTCCCATTTAGAGTTGGTTATAAGGCTAATTTTATCCGTGCTATTGGGTGGTCTGGTGGGGTTTGAAAGGGAAAGGCATAACCGTCCAGCAGGATTTAGAACACATATTTTAGTTTGTGTAGGCTGTGCTCTGGTAATGCTGGTGTCTATGTATGCCTTTACTTCAGAATTAGGAGAAGTAGGCCGGGGAGCCGATCCATCCAGGATGGCCTCACACGCTGTCAGCGGTATTGGTTTTCTAGGGGCAGGAACTATAATGCGCTATGGAAATACTATTCGGGGGTTGACAACGGCAGCCAGCCTGTGGGTGGTGGCCATTATTGGCCTGGCGGTGGGCAGTGGTTTTTATGTAGGAGCATTGGTAACTACTTTTTTGCTTTTATCCAGTCTTTATGCACTGCGGGGAGTTGAGGTTTACCTGGCCCGACAGCAGCGTCTGAGAAAAATGGCGGTGATGGCAGTAGATAAACCAGGTTTGTTAGGAAAAATAGGGGATGCCTTCGGTGAAATGAACATTAATATTCATAACCTGGAAATGGGCCCGGCGGAGTATTTGGAGGCTTATAAAACCAATGTTATCTCACTGGACTTTTTGCTGAAAATACCTTATAAATTAAAAACCCATGAAATGCTTAAGAAAATAGTTCAGATTAATGAGGTATTGGAAATATCCTGGGACGGGGAAGAGGTAGATAAAAGGAATTATCCCTACAGCCGACCTGGCCCGGGGAAATTTATGGATACAGGCGGCGAAGGTGCCCATCTTGACCATTAA
- the ligD gene encoding non-homologous end-joining DNA ligase — MESFFEVNGQELRLTNLDKVLWPREGFTKSQLIKYYLEAAPYLLKYLRNRPVVFQRFPGGIQEKGFYQKNFPLEGPSWVKTFSINSRSSSKVTRYILVEDVQTLAWLGNQACIEIHPWFSSLQSLENPDFAVFDLDPMEESTFEQVCSVSLTIRDLLVKVGLKCYPKTSGSTGLQVYVPLKPRYSYEEVRKFVSYFCSLVHDIHPQITTMERKVDKRQGKIYLDYLQNAWGKTINAPYSIRPHPGAPVSTPLLWEEIQQGNITSSSAFHLLNIKERLEAKGDLFEGVLTGKQSIDGILENLMVSK, encoded by the coding sequence ATGGAAAGTTTTTTTGAAGTTAATGGCCAAGAGTTGAGGTTAACTAATTTAGATAAAGTACTCTGGCCCCGTGAGGGCTTTACCAAATCTCAACTGATTAAATATTATCTGGAGGCTGCTCCTTATTTATTGAAGTATTTAAGGAACAGGCCGGTGGTTTTTCAAAGATTTCCCGGAGGAATCCAGGAAAAAGGATTTTATCAAAAGAATTTTCCTTTGGAGGGTCCATCCTGGGTGAAAACTTTTTCCATTAATTCCCGAAGCAGCTCCAAGGTGACCCGTTATATTCTTGTGGAGGATGTGCAGACCCTGGCCTGGTTGGGCAATCAGGCTTGTATTGAAATTCACCCCTGGTTTTCCAGTCTGCAGAGTTTGGAGAATCCAGATTTCGCAGTGTTTGATTTGGATCCTATGGAGGAATCTACCTTTGAGCAGGTCTGCAGTGTTTCCCTGACTATCAGGGACCTTCTGGTGAAGGTGGGGCTCAAGTGTTACCCCAAGACCTCGGGCTCTACGGGATTACAGGTATATGTGCCTCTTAAGCCTCGTTATTCTTATGAGGAGGTAAGGAAATTTGTATCCTATTTTTGTTCTTTAGTTCATGATATTCACCCTCAGATTACTACCATGGAAAGGAAAGTGGATAAGAGACAGGGTAAGATTTACCTGGATTATCTTCAAAATGCCTGGGGCAAAACCATAAATGCACCTTATAGTATAAGACCCCATCCCGGGGCACCGGTTTCTACCCCTCTGTTATGGGAAGAAATCCAGCAGGGTAATATTACATCCTCTTCAGCTTTTCATTTGTTGAATATAAAGGAACGGCTGGAGGCTAAAGGTGACCTCTTTGAAGGTGTGCTGACAGGCAAGCAGAGTATAGATGGTATCCTGGAGAATCTAATGGTTTCAAAATAA
- the ligD gene encoding non-homologous end-joining DNA ligase encodes MERDLLEEKIKPMEPHSRKDIPLGRQYLYQVKWDGVRMLAFISEGKVRLQNRRLKDRTLQYPEAIQLPSQVKFAKGVLDGEMVVLRQGKPSFPSILKRDLLTRLERLQTLTHTLPAVYYIFDLLYIEGKPLFSCPYEERQRLLRESVQESDFIKITDNSQEGEKLFAWAKENGLEGVVAKVKDSPYVSGKNSHHWWKIKVKHKIMCTIGGFTVKDGRISSLMAGAYLGQELLYVGRVGTGLKEDEWRNLMGYLMERQISESPFTNLPSSQSSIWVQPSLAMWVEFSEWTPQLKLRAPSIKGFTTADPEECTLP; translated from the coding sequence ATGGAACGTGACCTGTTGGAGGAAAAAATAAAACCCATGGAACCCCATTCCAGAAAGGATATTCCCCTGGGCCGGCAATATCTATATCAGGTAAAATGGGATGGGGTCAGGATGCTGGCATTTATTAGTGAGGGGAAGGTGAGGCTGCAAAACCGGCGGCTGAAGGATCGGACCCTGCAGTATCCGGAGGCCATCCAATTACCTTCTCAGGTGAAGTTTGCTAAAGGGGTTTTAGACGGGGAGATGGTGGTGCTTCGGCAGGGGAAGCCCAGTTTCCCTTCTATATTGAAAAGAGATCTATTGACTCGTCTGGAACGGCTGCAGACACTGACACACACCCTTCCTGCTGTGTATTATATTTTTGACCTTCTTTATATTGAGGGGAAACCTCTCTTTTCATGTCCCTATGAAGAGCGTCAACGGCTGTTACGAGAGTCGGTGCAGGAAAGTGATTTTATAAAGATTACCGATAATTCACAGGAGGGGGAAAAGCTGTTTGCCTGGGCAAAAGAGAACGGTCTAGAGGGTGTGGTGGCTAAAGTGAAAGACAGCCCCTATGTTTCCGGTAAAAACTCACATCACTGGTGGAAAATAAAGGTGAAGCATAAAATTATGTGCACCATAGGAGGTTTTACGGTTAAGGACGGCCGGATCTCATCCCTGATGGCGGGAGCCTATTTGGGACAGGAACTATTGTATGTGGGCCGAGTAGGGACCGGACTAAAAGAAGATGAGTGGAGAAACCTTATGGGTTATTTAATGGAACGACAAATTTCTGAATCTCCTTTTACCAATCTTCCCTCCTCCCAAAGCAGCATTTGGGTGCAGCCCAGCCTGGCCATGTGGGTGGAGTTCAGTGAGTGGACACCACAATTAAAATTAAGAGCACCCTCCATAAAAGGCTTTACCACCGCAGACCCGGAAGAATGTACCCTCCCCTGA
- the ku gene encoding non-homologous end joining protein Ku gives MRTIWKGAISFGLVSIPVKLFPATERKEVKFKFLHNKCKSPIKNNRVCSSCQQEVGWDEIIKGYEFETGKYVVFDSEELERFPQGRSKTVDIVDFVNLEEIDPVYFDKTYYMAPGETGEKPYVLLRNIMEETGKIAIARVVIRTRENLAAIRVHNGILTMETMFYPDEVRNTDLVPVEGRGITIHENELKMAQQLVENLASSFDPEKYFDEYRERVLQIIEAKVAGQKIEVPEAPEKAKIVDLMEALRASVQMTEGKEEERAGLKKDKKKKPPQGRKKKEKAGIG, from the coding sequence ATGCGCACAATTTGGAAGGGAGCTATCAGTTTTGGGCTGGTCAGCATACCGGTAAAACTTTTTCCGGCAACGGAGAGGAAAGAAGTAAAATTCAAGTTTCTGCACAACAAATGTAAAAGTCCTATTAAAAATAATAGAGTATGTTCTTCCTGTCAGCAGGAGGTTGGATGGGATGAAATTATCAAAGGTTATGAGTTTGAAACGGGAAAATATGTAGTTTTTGATTCTGAGGAACTGGAGCGGTTTCCCCAGGGTAGATCAAAAACGGTGGACATTGTGGATTTTGTAAACTTAGAGGAGATTGACCCGGTTTATTTTGATAAAACATATTATATGGCTCCCGGTGAAACCGGAGAAAAGCCTTATGTCCTGCTTAGAAACATTATGGAGGAAACCGGGAAAATTGCCATCGCACGGGTGGTCATCCGGACCCGGGAAAATCTGGCAGCCATTCGGGTTCATAACGGGATTCTTACCATGGAAACGATGTTTTACCCTGACGAAGTAAGGAACACTGACCTGGTTCCTGTGGAAGGCCGGGGAATTACTATTCATGAAAATGAGCTGAAAATGGCTCAGCAGCTGGTGGAAAATCTGGCCTCATCCTTTGACCCAGAGAAATACTTTGATGAGTATCGGGAAAGAGTGCTGCAAATTATTGAGGCCAAAGTAGCGGGGCAGAAGATAGAGGTTCCCGAAGCGCCGGAAAAAGCCAAGATTGTCGATTTGATGGAGGCTTTGAGGGCCAGTGTGCAGATGACGGAGGGTAAAGAGGAAGAGAGGGCAGGACTAAAAAAGGATAAAAAGAAAAAACCACCCCAGGGGCGGAAGAAAAAAGAGAAAGCAGGGATTGGCTAG
- the trxA gene encoding thioredoxin has protein sequence MSKVLEIKDYNFEEEVLLHEGEPVLVGFMAPWCGPCRMLAPFLEELAEEFQGKVKVAKVNVDESSLTATNYKVLSVPTLVFFKDGEMKEVLVGFRQKEELQGKLKEYIV, from the coding sequence ATGTCAAAAGTATTAGAGATAAAGGACTATAACTTTGAAGAAGAGGTTCTGCTGCATGAAGGGGAACCTGTTTTGGTGGGTTTTATGGCCCCATGGTGTGGGCCTTGTCGAATGTTAGCTCCGTTTTTAGAGGAGTTGGCTGAGGAATTTCAGGGAAAAGTTAAAGTGGCAAAGGTTAATGTGGACGAAAGTAGTTTAACAGCCACCAATTATAAGGTGTTAAGTGTCCCTACCCTGGTCTTTTTTAAGGATGGAGAGATGAAGGAAGTATTGGTGGGTTTTAGACAAAAGGAAGAGCTGCAAGGTAAGCTGAAAGAGTACATAGTATAA
- the trxB gene encoding thioredoxin-disulfide reductase — MQYIDRINHNSKEVLSLLYDVIIIGGGPAALTAAIYASRAKLSTLVIEKMVLGGTIVISEKVNNYPGFPQDISGYELGKLFEEQAKNFGAEIKWKNIVRFEDRGDVKAAISEKEEFLAKSVIIATGTSHKSLGVPGEENFIGRGISFCATCDAPLFRNKKVLVVGGGNAALQEAIFTTQFAEKVYIAHRGENLRAEKDLQEQASENEKIEFLWNTVVKEVKGENLLEKVLLRDNVTGEEWMLEVGGMLIYIGVHPNTYFLEDSEVEMDEEGYIITNEKMETSIAGVYAAGDVRQKKVRQVITAAADGAVAANLAKSYLKKRKS, encoded by the coding sequence TTGCAATATATTGATAGGATTAACCATAATAGTAAGGAGGTGCTTTCCCTGTTATATGATGTAATAATTATTGGCGGTGGCCCGGCAGCTTTGACGGCGGCAATTTATGCCAGTAGAGCCAAGCTTTCTACGCTGGTAATAGAAAAAATGGTGTTGGGCGGCACAATAGTGATTTCCGAAAAGGTAAATAATTACCCGGGGTTTCCCCAGGACATTTCCGGATACGAATTGGGTAAGCTTTTTGAAGAGCAGGCTAAAAATTTTGGTGCGGAAATAAAATGGAAAAATATTGTCCGGTTTGAGGACAGAGGCGATGTAAAAGCGGCCATAAGTGAAAAAGAGGAGTTTCTGGCGAAGTCTGTAATTATTGCCACCGGAACCAGTCATAAGAGCCTGGGTGTGCCGGGGGAAGAGAATTTTATCGGCAGGGGGATATCTTTTTGTGCTACCTGTGATGCTCCTCTCTTTAGGAATAAAAAGGTTTTGGTGGTGGGAGGCGGAAATGCTGCGTTACAAGAGGCCATTTTTACAACCCAATTTGCAGAGAAGGTTTATATAGCCCATCGTGGCGAAAATCTAAGGGCAGAAAAAGATTTACAAGAGCAGGCATCGGAAAATGAAAAGATTGAGTTTTTATGGAATACAGTGGTGAAGGAAGTAAAGGGAGAAAATCTTTTAGAAAAAGTTCTGCTTCGGGATAATGTTACCGGGGAAGAGTGGATGTTAGAGGTCGGCGGTATGCTTATCTATATCGGAGTTCACCCCAATACCTATTTTCTGGAGGATTCAGAGGTGGAAATGGATGAAGAAGGCTACATAATAACCAATGAAAAGATGGAGACCTCTATTGCGGGAGTTTATGCCGCCGGCGATGTAAGGCAGAAGAAGGTGCGGCAGGTGATTACCGCCGCTGCTGACGGTGCTGTTGCTGCCAACCTGGCCAAAAGCTATTTAAAGAAGAGAAAATCTTAA